One window of Dehalobacterium formicoaceticum genomic DNA carries:
- a CDS encoding DUF1292 domain-containing protein, with protein MTDFEDRKIVLLDEEGAEHEFEVLDIIEVDGAEYAILFPILAEGEEEVDEAIILKIEKDENGEELLTEIEDDEEWEKVADAYDSMLEDEENE; from the coding sequence ATGACTGATTTTGAAGACAGAAAAATTGTCTTATTAGATGAAGAAGGTGCAGAACATGAATTTGAGGTTCTTGACATTATCGAAGTAGATGGGGCGGAATACGCCATCCTATTCCCCATACTGGCAGAAGGCGAGGAAGAAGTGGATGAAGCCATCATCTTAAAAATTGAGAAGGATGAAAATGGCGAGGAACTTCTTACGGAAATCGAAGATGATGAAGAGTGGGAAAAAGTTGCCGATGCATATGACAGCATGTTAGAAGATGAGGAAAACGAATAA
- a CDS encoding VanW family protein, whose translation MSKDQQKAKITLGICLLLILFAVLFYEFQVMHSNKILPGVTIAGMESDNMERNRSQLSLDPIYQQAMARKIIIQGADESWSYSPQKLGLKEDSAATIRDAWSIGRVGPFWKRWFTRWETKQNGITIPLAFQLDDQVLQQEVEKMAQTIDHEGASAELTIDQDHRIGIKAEQPGIQVHVEQSKDKIKEVLRSGDQTVVSLIIQTVEPEITEETVLSWQINGVVASFETFFNAAQEERSSNIKTAAQALDQVLLMPQEVFSFNEIVGRRTTETGYKESLVIENNEFISGVGGGVCQVSSTLYNVILMANLPILERHPHSLPVTYVEPGRDATVSYDWADLKFLNNRQKPVLLHTEYTKGKLKIYLFATKGDFQEVRLFSEIIEYLEGEEEIIHDKTLGPEQVIVEKKGQKGMVVDLYREFLASDGSLISREKITRDRYRAQTVIRVPVGQ comes from the coding sequence TTGTCTAAGGATCAACAAAAGGCCAAAATAACTCTGGGTATTTGCCTCTTACTGATTTTATTTGCTGTCCTTTTTTATGAGTTCCAGGTGATGCACAGCAACAAAATCCTGCCCGGAGTGACCATTGCCGGAATGGAATCAGACAATATGGAGAGAAATCGCAGTCAGCTCTCCCTGGATCCTATTTATCAACAAGCGATGGCAAGAAAGATCATCATTCAAGGAGCAGATGAAAGCTGGTCTTATTCTCCTCAGAAATTAGGATTAAAGGAGGATAGCGCTGCAACCATTCGGGATGCCTGGTCTATTGGCAGAGTGGGACCATTTTGGAAAAGATGGTTCACCCGCTGGGAAACAAAACAAAATGGGATCACAATCCCCTTGGCTTTTCAGTTAGACGACCAGGTCCTTCAGCAGGAAGTAGAGAAAATGGCGCAAACAATTGATCATGAAGGAGCAAGCGCCGAGCTGACCATTGATCAGGATCATCGGATAGGGATTAAAGCGGAGCAACCCGGTATTCAGGTGCATGTGGAGCAGAGTAAAGATAAAATCAAAGAAGTATTGCGATCAGGAGATCAGACGGTGGTTTCCTTAATTATCCAGACCGTGGAACCGGAGATCACGGAGGAAACCGTGCTCTCATGGCAGATTAATGGTGTGGTGGCCAGTTTTGAAACTTTTTTTAATGCTGCTCAGGAAGAAAGATCCTCCAATATCAAAACGGCGGCCCAAGCGCTGGATCAAGTCCTCCTAATGCCTCAGGAAGTATTCTCCTTTAACGAAATTGTGGGCCGGCGTACTACCGAAACAGGCTACAAGGAATCACTGGTGATCGAAAATAATGAATTTATAAGCGGAGTCGGAGGAGGGGTCTGCCAGGTATCTTCAACTTTATATAATGTGATCCTGATGGCAAATTTACCCATCTTAGAACGGCATCCTCATTCCTTGCCGGTAACCTATGTAGAACCAGGTCGGGATGCCACCGTATCATATGACTGGGCAGATTTAAAATTTCTAAATAATCGGCAAAAACCGGTCTTGCTTCATACGGAATATACAAAGGGCAAACTCAAAATTTATCTCTTTGCCACCAAGGGGGATTTCCAAGAAGTCAGGCTCTTCAGTGAAATTATAGAATATCTTGAGGGGGAAGAAGAAATTATTCACGATAAAACCTTGGGGCCGGAACAAGTAATTGTGGAAAAAAAGGGGCAAAAAGGGATGGTGGTAGACTTGTATCGCGAATTCCTGGCTTCTGACGGCAGTCTGATTTCCCGTGAAAAAATTACCAGAGATCGATATCGAGCACAAACAGTGATCAGAGTGCCCGTCGGTCAATAA
- a CDS encoding IreB family regulatory phosphoprotein, whose protein sequence is MMFKVEREEQLNPRETLLFVFKALEEKGYNPINQLVGYLISGDPAYITSHKQARSLIRRVERDDLIEELVRNYLDR, encoded by the coding sequence ATGATGTTTAAGGTAGAAAGAGAAGAACAGCTTAATCCCAGGGAAACTTTATTGTTTGTTTTTAAAGCTTTAGAGGAAAAAGGTTATAATCCCATTAACCAGCTGGTAGGTTATTTGATTTCCGGCGATCCGGCGTATATCACCAGTCATAAGCAGGCACGCAGCTTGATTCGTCGTGTAGAACGGGATGATTTGATCGAAGAGTTGGTTCGAAACTATTTAGATAGATAA
- a CDS encoding aldo/keto reductase, with product MIYHQLGKTGFQVSKICFGSLTIGPLQANLNIHQGAQVIKTALDLEINFIDTAELYQNYAYIKEALRGHPKDAIIATKSYAYSKELMARSLENARRELDRDRIDIFLLHEQESLLTLKGHWEAVEYLLAAKAKGIVGAVGISTHRVEGVNATTEVKEIEVIHPMLNMAGLGIQDGNVEDMLRALKQAKEAGKGIYGMKAIGGGNLMAQVEAALKWSFQLDCIDAVAIGMKSPEEVRINVAWSEGIEPAPEDLAKVTREPRKLLIEEYCTGCGRCLEKCAQGALSFHEGKSTVNMEKCVLCGYCASVCPDFYIKVI from the coding sequence ATGATCTATCATCAATTAGGGAAAACAGGCTTTCAGGTCTCGAAAATTTGTTTTGGTTCTTTAACCATTGGACCTTTGCAAGCTAATTTAAATATTCATCAGGGGGCCCAGGTGATAAAAACCGCCTTGGATTTAGAAATTAACTTTATTGATACGGCGGAATTATACCAAAACTATGCGTATATTAAAGAAGCTTTAAGAGGGCATCCTAAAGATGCTATCATTGCCACCAAATCTTACGCTTACTCAAAGGAATTAATGGCCCGGAGCCTGGAAAATGCCCGGCGGGAATTAGACCGGGATCGAATTGACATATTCCTGCTCCATGAGCAAGAATCTCTTCTGACATTGAAAGGACACTGGGAAGCTGTTGAATATCTCTTAGCAGCGAAAGCCAAAGGGATAGTGGGGGCTGTGGGAATCTCCACCCATCGGGTGGAAGGGGTAAATGCAACCACAGAAGTCAAAGAAATTGAAGTGATTCATCCGATGCTTAACATGGCAGGGCTGGGCATACAGGATGGCAATGTTGAGGATATGCTTCGGGCACTGAAGCAAGCAAAGGAAGCAGGTAAAGGAATTTACGGTATGAAGGCCATTGGAGGGGGAAACTTGATGGCCCAGGTGGAGGCTGCTTTAAAGTGGTCCTTTCAGCTTGATTGCATTGATGCGGTGGCGATCGGCATGAAGAGTCCTGAAGAGGTGCGTATTAATGTGGCCTGGTCAGAAGGAATAGAGCCTGCTCCTGAAGATTTAGCCAAAGTAACGAGAGAACCCAGGAAACTCTTAATTGAAGAATATTGTACAGGATGCGGCAGATGTTTGGAGAAATGTGCCCAGGGAGCTTTATCCTTTCATGAAGGCAAGTCCACAGTTAATATGGAAAAATGTGTCCTCTGCGGATATTGCGCCTCTGTCTGTCCTGATTTTTATATTAAAGTAATTTAA